One window of Deltaproteobacteria bacterium genomic DNA carries:
- a CDS encoding amidase encodes MLPRLDCSAIRSSVAIEVVYGSRGGGVITASDEQLTSGTALAISELVRRRKVSAEQVALAHLARIERLDGAFGAFQVVDRERVLADARAVDTDASRRDGPLAGVPVAVKDNVDVKGLPTRHGSAATPDRPAAADDELVRRLRAAGSVVLGKTRMPELAIWPFTESAAFGVTRNPWSPDHTAGGSSGGSAVAVATRMAALALGSDGGGSIRIPAACCGVFGFKPAPGLVPLAGGSESHWLGLSAFGPLARTVDDAVLMMDVLAGRPARSARDPAPALRIAVSLRPIVPGSRIDPEVATVVEEVARRLREAGQTVVEADPPYPLDGGLRFMRRWLPGIAEDAEGLDLSRVEPRTRRMVRAGRLLRRLRLAAPVAREPLGGRMREWFGDHDLLMTPVLASPPVRHHRWTAGWIRTTLGTARWIQTAVWNLTAFPAASVPVALSAEHLPLAVQLVALPGAEDTIFAAARQLSDLMAFPAWGSDS; translated from the coding sequence ATCCTGCCACGGCTCGATTGCAGCGCAATCAGGTCGAGCGTCGCCATCGAAGTGGTTTATGGTTCACGTGGTGGCGGCGTGATCACGGCGAGCGACGAGCAGTTGACGTCGGGCACTGCACTGGCGATTTCCGAGCTGGTGCGGCGCCGCAAGGTGAGCGCCGAGCAGGTCGCTCTCGCGCACCTTGCGAGGATCGAGCGGCTGGACGGCGCGTTCGGTGCCTTCCAGGTGGTTGATCGCGAGCGCGTTCTCGCCGACGCGCGCGCCGTCGACACGGATGCGTCGCGGCGAGACGGACCGCTGGCCGGCGTGCCCGTCGCAGTGAAGGACAACGTCGACGTCAAAGGGTTGCCGACGCGGCACGGCTCGGCGGCCACGCCCGATCGGCCCGCTGCGGCGGATGACGAGCTGGTGCGGCGCCTGCGTGCCGCGGGAAGCGTCGTGCTCGGCAAGACGCGGATGCCGGAGCTCGCCATCTGGCCCTTCACGGAATCCGCGGCGTTCGGAGTGACGCGCAACCCGTGGTCGCCGGATCACACCGCGGGCGGATCGAGTGGCGGCAGCGCGGTCGCGGTCGCGACGCGCATGGCCGCGCTGGCGCTCGGGTCCGACGGTGGCGGCTCGATCCGGATCCCTGCAGCATGCTGCGGAGTCTTCGGCTTCAAACCGGCGCCGGGCCTGGTACCGCTCGCGGGTGGATCGGAGAGCCACTGGCTGGGCCTCTCTGCTTTCGGGCCTCTTGCCCGCACGGTTGACGATGCCGTGCTGATGATGGACGTCCTCGCCGGTCGCCCGGCGCGTTCCGCACGGGATCCGGCGCCGGCGTTGCGAATCGCGGTATCGCTCCGTCCGATCGTACCCGGCAGCCGCATCGACCCGGAGGTCGCCACGGTGGTCGAGGAAGTCGCCCGGCGGCTCCGCGAGGCAGGTCAAACGGTCGTCGAGGCGGATCCCCCGTATCCGTTGGACGGGGGCCTCCGCTTCATGCGGCGGTGGCTGCCGGGCATTGCCGAGGATGCCGAAGGACTCGACCTCTCGCGCGTCGAACCGCGGACGCGCCGCATGGTCCGCGCGGGCAGGCTGCTCCGCCGGCTGCGGCTCGCCGCACCCGTCGCGCGCGAGCCGCTCGGCGGCCGCATGCGGGAATGGTTCGGCGACCACGACTTGCTGATGACGCCGGTCCTGGCGTCGCCACCCGTGCGGCATCACCGCTGGACCGCGGGGTGGATCCGCACCACCCTGGGAACCGCCAGGTGGATCCAGACGGCGGTGTGGAACCTGACTGCTTTCCCGGCCGCGTCCGTGCCGGTCGCGCTTTCGGCGGAGCACCTTCCCCTCGCGGTGCAACTGGTCGCACTTCCGGGGGCCGAGGACACGATTTTCGCCGCGGCCCGGCAGCTCAGCGATCTCATGGCCTTCCCGGCGTGGGGGTCGGATTCGTAG
- a CDS encoding M13 family metallopeptidase, producing MHRRLAVLATVLGCASAPSKPTGPAAADRSSASSPDHGLDVKGMDPAVKPGDNFFRFANGRWLQSTEIPPDRSSWSNGAMLTELTAKRTSDLIQEAAKAAASGEAKKIGDTYASFMDEEGIEAKGLAPLRPRLDEIARISDKKQLAHHLGTTLRADVDVLNSTSLYTDNVFGLWVAQDLDDPAHYSPFLLQGGLGMPDRDYYLSASSKMAEVRAKYLSYVTNLLQLAEVRDPQGAAHRIVDMEGRIAEVHWTVAQTESAKAGNNHWKRSDFTTKAPGLDWDVFFSGAAPELARRQEFVAWQPSAISGIAAIVRDQPLTTWKEYLTFHALMHVAGFLPRAFVDANFDFRGKTLTGALKLRDRWKRAVTVTDASMGEAVGKLYVERYFPPSEKARVQDMVRNEIAAFARRIDALDWMSPQTKEKAKAKLSVLKVGVGYPDKWRDYSGLEVVRGDALGNWQRAELFDYRYALEKLGKPVDRSEWVMDAHLVNAVNLPAMNALNFPAAILQPPYFDPQRPAVMDYGSIGAIIGHEISHSFDSEGALFDATGRMQNWWTDQDYAHFRASAEQLVKQYDAYRPLPDIHVNGEQTLSENIADLAGLAAAYDAYRISLGGKDAPPWEGFSGDQQFFLSFGQTWRNKIREPALRQQVVTDGHAPAEYRADTVRNLDAWYAAFHPNAGEALYLAPPERVRIW from the coding sequence ATGCACCGAAGACTTGCCGTGCTCGCTACCGTTCTCGGCTGTGCATCCGCGCCCTCGAAGCCAACGGGCCCCGCGGCGGCCGACCGGAGTTCCGCTTCCTCGCCGGATCACGGGCTGGACGTGAAGGGAATGGATCCGGCCGTGAAGCCCGGCGACAACTTCTTCCGCTTCGCCAACGGGCGCTGGCTCCAGTCCACCGAGATCCCGCCGGACCGCAGCAGCTGGAGCAACGGCGCGATGCTCACCGAGCTGACCGCGAAGCGGACGTCCGATCTGATCCAGGAGGCCGCCAAAGCGGCTGCGTCCGGAGAAGCAAAGAAGATCGGCGACACCTATGCCAGCTTCATGGACGAGGAGGGGATCGAGGCGAAGGGCCTCGCTCCGCTCCGGCCCAGGCTCGACGAGATCGCCCGGATCTCCGACAAGAAGCAGCTCGCACACCATCTCGGGACCACGCTGCGGGCCGACGTGGACGTCCTGAACAGCACCTCCCTCTATACGGACAACGTGTTCGGGCTCTGGGTGGCGCAAGACCTCGACGATCCCGCACACTACTCGCCGTTCCTGCTGCAGGGCGGCCTGGGCATGCCCGACCGCGATTACTATCTGAGCGCCTCGTCCAAGATGGCGGAGGTGCGCGCGAAGTACCTGTCGTACGTCACCAACTTGCTCCAGCTCGCCGAAGTGCGCGATCCACAAGGCGCGGCGCACCGCATCGTCGATATGGAGGGGCGCATCGCCGAAGTTCACTGGACGGTGGCGCAGACGGAAAGCGCAAAGGCCGGAAACAACCACTGGAAGCGAAGCGACTTCACGACCAAGGCGCCGGGTCTGGACTGGGATGTGTTTTTCTCGGGCGCGGCTCCCGAGCTGGCGCGGCGCCAGGAATTCGTCGCCTGGCAGCCCAGCGCAATCAGCGGCATCGCCGCGATCGTTCGCGACCAGCCCCTGACCACCTGGAAGGAATACCTGACGTTCCATGCGCTCATGCACGTCGCCGGTTTCCTCCCGCGCGCGTTCGTGGACGCGAACTTCGACTTCCGCGGCAAGACCCTCACAGGCGCGCTCAAGCTGCGCGACCGCTGGAAGCGCGCGGTCACAGTGACCGATGCGTCGATGGGGGAGGCCGTGGGGAAGCTCTACGTCGAGCGCTACTTTCCGCCTTCGGAAAAGGCGCGGGTCCAGGACATGGTCCGCAACGAGATCGCCGCCTTCGCCCGCCGCATCGACGCGCTCGACTGGATGTCACCGCAGACCAAGGAAAAGGCGAAGGCGAAGCTGTCGGTGCTGAAGGTGGGCGTCGGGTATCCGGACAAGTGGCGCGACTATTCGGGGCTCGAGGTGGTGCGCGGCGACGCGCTGGGCAACTGGCAGCGTGCCGAGCTCTTCGATTACCGCTACGCGCTCGAGAAGCTGGGCAAGCCCGTCGATCGCTCCGAATGGGTGATGGACGCCCATCTGGTCAACGCAGTGAACCTCCCGGCGATGAACGCGTTGAACTTCCCCGCGGCCATCCTGCAGCCGCCTTACTTCGACCCGCAGAGACCAGCGGTGATGGATTACGGGTCCATCGGAGCGATCATCGGACACGAAATCAGCCACAGTTTCGACAGCGAAGGGGCGCTCTTCGACGCGACTGGCAGGATGCAGAACTGGTGGACGGACCAGGATTACGCCCATTTCCGGGCATCGGCCGAGCAGCTCGTGAAGCAGTATGACGCCTACCGTCCCCTCCCCGACATCCACGTCAATGGCGAGCAGACCCTGAGCGAGAACATCGCCGACCTCGCCGGACTGGCTGCAGCGTACGATGCGTACCGGATCTCGCTCGGTGGCAAGGACGCGCCGCCCTGGGAAGGATTCAGCGGCGACCAGCAGTTTTTCCTCAGCTTCGGACAGACCTGGCGCAACAAGATTCGCGAGCCGGCGCTGCGCCAGCAGGTGGTCACCGACGGGCACGCGCCCGCCGAGTACCGCGCCGATACGGTCCGCAACCTGGATGCGTGGTACGCCGCCTTCCACCCGAACGCCGGAGAGGCGCTCTACCTGGCGCCGCCGGAGCGCGTGCGCATCTGGTGA
- a CDS encoding putative sulfate exporter family transporter yields the protein MRRFPAPGAFAVPAGMAICAFPFVSTGAGLLLGLVLALAFGNPWLDRTRRVTGKLLALSVVGLGAGMDLRIVARVGAHGILYTVAGIATALALGAILARLFGVGRNVGMLISVGTAICGGSAIAAVVPVLRPKEHETSVALGTVFLLNAFALFLFPAIGHVVGLRDAQFGLWSALAIHDTSSVVGAAVSWGGTAVEIATTVKLARALWIVPLTLAIAAWHRSVSGEDTKAKPGRPWFIAGFVAVAALVTYIPSLQRAGHVTAAVARQSLVVTLFLIGASLTRSSVRAVGTRPLLLGVALWIAVASLSLGAIAAGAIA from the coding sequence ATGCGACGTTTCCCCGCGCCAGGCGCGTTCGCCGTCCCCGCCGGCATGGCGATCTGCGCCTTCCCGTTCGTCTCCACCGGCGCGGGACTTCTGCTTGGCCTCGTGCTCGCGCTCGCCTTCGGCAATCCGTGGCTCGACCGCACTCGTAGAGTGACCGGCAAGCTGCTCGCGCTCTCCGTCGTCGGCCTCGGCGCGGGGATGGACCTGCGGATCGTCGCGCGCGTCGGCGCGCACGGCATCCTGTACACCGTCGCAGGCATCGCCACCGCGCTGGCGCTCGGGGCGATCCTCGCCCGTCTGTTCGGCGTCGGCCGCAATGTCGGAATGCTCATCTCGGTGGGCACGGCCATCTGCGGCGGCAGCGCGATCGCTGCGGTGGTGCCGGTGCTCCGGCCCAAGGAACACGAGACGTCGGTCGCGCTGGGGACGGTCTTCCTGCTCAACGCCTTCGCCCTGTTCCTCTTCCCCGCCATCGGCCACGTCGTCGGGTTGCGCGACGCGCAGTTCGGCCTTTGGAGCGCCCTCGCCATCCACGACACCAGCTCCGTGGTCGGCGCTGCCGTCTCCTGGGGTGGAACGGCCGTCGAAATCGCCACCACCGTCAAGCTTGCCCGTGCTCTCTGGATCGTGCCGCTCACGCTCGCCATCGCTGCCTGGCACCGCAGCGTCAGCGGCGAGGACACCAAGGCGAAGCCGGGCAGGCCGTGGTTCATTGCTGGATTCGTCGCGGTGGCTGCGCTGGTCACCTACATTCCCTCGCTCCAACGGGCGGGCCACGTCACCGCCGCGGTCGCGAGACAGTCGCTCGTGGTCACCCTCTTCCTCATCGGGGCAAGCCTCACACGCAGCTCCGTCCGGGCGGTCGGCACGCGGCCACTCCTGCTCGGGGTCGCGCTCTGGATCGCGGTTGCGTCGCTGAGCCTCGGCGCGATCGCCGCGGGCGCGATCGCTTGA
- a CDS encoding SDR family oxidoreductase → MNVKDLFDLSGKTALITGGSRGLGLQIAEALGELGAKVAITARKQGELDEAAARLSEQGIETLTIAGDLSKFDTIPGMVEKVVARYGTVDILVNNAGTTWGAPAEEHPQEAWHKVMNLNVNAMFFLSQEVGRRCMIPRRKGKIINMSSVAGLRAHASGMTTIAYTTSKAAVLHFTRALAAEWGKYEINVNAICPGFFPSKMSRGLLEVIGDDVIAHTPLGRLGGEEDLKGIAAFFASEASRHVTGQYIAVDGGASL, encoded by the coding sequence ATGAACGTCAAGGACCTGTTCGATCTCTCCGGCAAGACGGCATTGATCACCGGCGGTTCCCGCGGCCTGGGGTTGCAGATCGCGGAGGCGCTCGGGGAACTGGGCGCGAAGGTGGCCATCACCGCCCGCAAGCAGGGGGAATTGGACGAAGCCGCCGCGCGGCTCTCGGAGCAAGGCATCGAGACGCTGACGATCGCCGGTGACCTGTCGAAGTTCGACACCATTCCGGGCATGGTGGAGAAAGTCGTGGCCCGCTACGGCACGGTCGACATCCTCGTCAACAACGCCGGCACCACCTGGGGCGCGCCCGCGGAGGAGCATCCGCAAGAGGCGTGGCACAAGGTGATGAACCTGAACGTGAACGCGATGTTCTTCCTCAGCCAGGAGGTCGGTCGCCGCTGCATGATTCCGCGCCGCAAGGGAAAGATCATCAACATGTCCTCGGTCGCCGGCCTGCGCGCGCACGCCAGCGGGATGACGACCATCGCCTACACCACCAGCAAGGCAGCCGTGCTCCACTTCACGCGCGCGCTTGCGGCCGAGTGGGGGAAGTACGAGATCAACGTCAACGCCATCTGCCCCGGGTTCTTCCCGTCCAAGATGTCGCGCGGGCTTCTGGAGGTGATCGGCGACGACGTGATCGCTCACACGCCGCTGGGCCGTCTGGGTGGCGAGGAGGATCTCAAGGGCATCGCCGCGTTCTTTGCCTCCGAAGCCTCGCGCCACGTCACCGGGCAGTACATCGCCGTGGATGGAGGAGCGTCGCTCTAA
- a CDS encoding PaaI family thioesterase, protein MLGPLYAKDEGNGVVIGLRIDERHLNTRGVAHGGMLVTLADSALGIVIAMSRTPPHPMATVNLTADFADVARAGDWVEARVDVQKMGKRLAFANCHLWIGERRILRASGIFAAVAEK, encoded by the coding sequence ATGCTCGGGCCGCTCTACGCCAAGGACGAAGGCAACGGCGTCGTCATCGGGCTGCGCATCGACGAGAGGCATCTCAACACCCGCGGCGTCGCGCACGGCGGCATGCTGGTCACGCTGGCGGACAGCGCGCTGGGGATCGTCATCGCGATGTCGCGCACGCCGCCACACCCGATGGCAACCGTGAACCTCACCGCCGACTTCGCCGACGTTGCGCGCGCCGGAGACTGGGTGGAGGCGCGCGTCGACGTGCAGAAGATGGGAAAGCGTCTCGCCTTCGCGAACTGCCATCTCTGGATCGGGGAGAGGCGTATCCTGCGCGCCAGCGGTATCTTTGCCGCGGTGGCTGAGAAGTGA
- a CDS encoding amidohydrolase yields MIADAHYHLDPRLESVEQLLAQMQVHAIGRVALIAAPCDPLQVGRAGAAFVRFMRRALEGGAPRLGRILYRSTVHRSGRVSFLSPSAPIYPEPDNDAVERAFSAHPHKFVGWIFLNPSAKPPVEEAERRFRNPGWIGVKAHPFWHRYPVAALDDVAALCQERDKPMLVHLGAGAGRGDFRRLPKRFPRLKLVYAHAGIPWYGTLWDDAIRRENVFVDLSSPYLDKALRHRALRALGASRCLYGSDGPYGYPGRDGGYDHGAILRQISQAGLAAQDLDRVLGGNFNSLVAV; encoded by the coding sequence ATGATCGCGGACGCGCATTATCATCTCGATCCGCGCCTGGAGAGCGTCGAGCAGCTGCTGGCGCAGATGCAGGTGCATGCCATCGGTCGGGTGGCGCTAATCGCCGCGCCCTGCGATCCGCTGCAGGTCGGCAGAGCGGGCGCTGCATTCGTCAGGTTCATGCGCCGCGCGCTCGAAGGCGGCGCGCCGCGGCTCGGGCGGATCCTGTATCGCAGCACGGTGCACCGGTCCGGCCGGGTCTCCTTCCTCAGTCCCAGTGCGCCCATCTACCCAGAGCCCGATAATGACGCGGTGGAGCGGGCGTTTTCGGCGCATCCACACAAGTTCGTCGGCTGGATCTTTCTCAACCCAAGCGCGAAGCCGCCTGTGGAGGAGGCGGAGCGCCGGTTCCGGAATCCGGGCTGGATCGGCGTCAAGGCGCATCCCTTCTGGCATCGCTATCCGGTCGCGGCGCTCGACGACGTCGCGGCACTCTGCCAGGAGCGCGACAAGCCGATGCTGGTCCATCTGGGAGCGGGCGCCGGGCGGGGCGACTTCCGCCGCCTGCCGAAGCGGTTCCCGCGCCTGAAGCTCGTCTATGCGCATGCGGGAATTCCCTGGTACGGCACGCTCTGGGACGACGCCATCCGGCGCGAGAACGTCTTCGTCGATCTCTCCAGTCCGTATCTCGACAAGGCGCTGCGCCATCGCGCGCTTCGGGCGCTGGGCGCGTCACGTTGCCTGTACGGAAGTGACGGGCCGTACGGCTATCCAGGCCGGGACGGCGGCTACGATCACGGCGCGATCCTTCGCCAGATCTCGCAGGCGGGCCTTGCGGCGCAGGATCTCGATCGCGTACTCGGCGGAAACTTCAACTCGCTCGTGGCCGTGTAG
- a CDS encoding acyl-CoA dehydrogenase, with the protein MRSRIVNRRDLEFQLFEVLDMDSLRERPRFAQHSRETMLAAIDTALAIAEEKFAPHNRKADEHEPTFDGQGVHLIPEVKEALEAYIAAGFLSATEDFENGGMQLPATVGRACQAIFAAANVGTTAYVSLTIGNAALLAAFASPEQKERYLKHLLSGRFFGTMALTEPHAGSSLADILTTATPNPDGTYSLRGTKIFISAGDHDLAENIVHLVLAKIPGSPPGVKGISLFIVPKYRVNDDGSLGPPNDVTLAGLFHKMGYRGTVSTQLSFGEKGECRGELVGQPNQGLTYMFHMMNGARIGVGLGAVMIGYTSYLHALDYARERPQGRPLSAKDPRSPQVPIVQHADVRRMLLAAKSYVEGGLALCLYAARLDDELDTAASPDARRDAELLLSLLTPVVKAWPSQYCLQASDLAIQVYGGYGYTREYPVEQFYRDNRLNPIHEGTNGIQALDLLGRKALGGGGKALELLARAMRPDVEAAGPEETLRGFGAELAQAMERLIATTRRLGEAAARDVERGLANASVYLEALGHVLVAWMWLRQALAATRALAGPRGPDSDFYQGKLAACRYFFRWELPRIGPQIALLDSLDSTCLEAQPAWL; encoded by the coding sequence ATGCGTTCCCGAATCGTCAACCGGCGCGATCTCGAGTTCCAGCTCTTCGAAGTGCTCGACATGGATTCGCTCCGCGAGCGGCCGCGCTTCGCGCAGCACTCGCGCGAGACGATGCTCGCCGCGATCGATACGGCGCTGGCCATCGCGGAGGAGAAGTTCGCCCCGCACAACCGCAAGGCCGACGAGCATGAGCCCACCTTCGACGGGCAGGGCGTCCACCTGATTCCCGAGGTGAAGGAGGCGCTCGAGGCGTACATCGCGGCGGGGTTCCTCAGCGCCACCGAGGATTTCGAGAACGGCGGCATGCAGCTCCCGGCGACCGTCGGGCGCGCCTGCCAGGCGATCTTCGCCGCCGCCAACGTCGGCACCACCGCGTACGTTTCGCTGACCATCGGCAACGCTGCGCTCCTTGCCGCGTTCGCCTCGCCGGAACAGAAGGAGCGCTATCTCAAGCACCTGCTCTCCGGCCGCTTCTTCGGGACCATGGCGCTGACCGAGCCGCACGCGGGATCGTCGCTCGCCGACATCCTGACCACCGCAACTCCGAATCCCGACGGCACGTACTCGCTGCGCGGGACGAAGATCTTCATCTCCGCGGGCGATCACGATCTGGCGGAGAACATCGTCCACCTCGTGCTGGCGAAGATTCCCGGGTCGCCTCCCGGCGTGAAGGGGATCTCGCTCTTCATCGTCCCCAAGTATCGCGTCAACGACGATGGCAGCCTCGGTCCGCCCAACGACGTGACGCTTGCGGGCCTCTTCCACAAGATGGGATACCGCGGCACGGTCTCGACGCAGCTCAGCTTCGGCGAGAAGGGAGAGTGCCGGGGCGAGCTCGTGGGACAGCCGAACCAGGGCCTCACGTACATGTTCCACATGATGAACGGGGCGCGCATCGGCGTCGGTCTCGGAGCAGTGATGATCGGGTATACGAGCTATCTGCACGCGCTCGACTACGCGCGGGAGCGCCCCCAAGGCAGGCCTCTCTCCGCGAAGGACCCGCGTTCGCCGCAGGTGCCCATCGTTCAGCACGCCGACGTGCGCCGCATGCTCCTCGCCGCCAAGTCGTATGTGGAAGGCGGGCTCGCGCTCTGCCTGTACGCGGCGAGGCTCGACGACGAGCTCGACACCGCCGCATCGCCGGATGCACGCCGCGACGCGGAGCTCCTGCTCTCGCTGCTCACGCCGGTGGTGAAGGCGTGGCCTTCCCAGTACTGCCTGCAGGCGAGCGACCTCGCCATCCAGGTCTACGGCGGATACGGATACACGCGTGAGTACCCGGTCGAGCAGTTCTACCGCGACAACCGGCTGAACCCGATCCACGAAGGGACGAACGGCATCCAGGCGCTCGACCTGCTCGGGCGCAAAGCGCTGGGCGGTGGGGGAAAGGCGTTGGAGCTCCTCGCGCGTGCGATGCGGCCGGACGTCGAGGCCGCCGGACCCGAGGAGACGCTGCGCGGATTCGGCGCAGAATTGGCGCAGGCCATGGAGCGGCTGATCGCGACTACGCGGCGTCTCGGTGAAGCGGCGGCGCGCGACGTGGAGCGCGGGCTCGCGAACGCCAGCGTCTACCTCGAGGCGCTGGGCCACGTGCTGGTCGCGTGGATGTGGCTGCGTCAGGCGCTGGCCGCGACGCGCGCGCTCGCCGGCCCCCGCGGGCCGGACTCGGACTTCTACCAAGGCAAGCTCGCCGCCTGCCGCTACTTCTTCCGCTGGGAGCTGCCGCGGATCGGACCACAGATCGCGCTGCTCGATTCTCTCGATTCCACCTGCCTGGAGGCGCAGCCAGCCTGGCTGTGA